The genomic stretch ATATGTGCACCTTGTATTTAAGACTAGGGCTGTGTAATGGCATGTCAATATGACATGTCCTATGATACGTATCCCAATAgagtaccagacaatatttcactatttctttaaattataacttaggaattatttgaatattaatgcatttttcacaaagtaaaattgtaaaatgtgttatttaatcatcagaacattaagcaatccaacaaaaaagtaagactgaactacatctttaatttaaaataattcaataaatatCGCCTTGACAGTAGTTGCAGTAGAATCGCCAAAttaaatatcacgatatttcactgaattgatattttcttacaccccatGTAAGGATTTAAGAGCTCACAAGAAAGGACAAAAAGTGACAAGCGCTCTCACCTTTACCTGGTCTGAAGGGTTTCGACTGGCTGACTGTCATGTGAGGCATCTGAACCTGGTACATGGCTGGAGACTGCAGGAGAAAGGAGTGAAGACAACTCTGAGAGACAATCAACAACAATCATCTCCACTTCAGtttctaatcatttttgttCAGATATTTTCACTTATGTTGATGGAAAGCAAACATTGGCCCTTAAAAATTGCTTTGCCAGCTAATCCCTCcccttaaaaatataataataactaATAAGTTGTTTTCTTTACTGGGGGGGAACATGCACCGGGTATAAAAAGTGCATTCGAACCCAAACTCTGCTCATTCCATTACTTCTCCATAACATCATGCAACTCCATCACAGAAATACTGCACCAGCAACAACCAGGCTCACATTCATTTTAGCTTGCAGACGTTTCTCTGGTCAACAGGAGAGTAGAAACTAAACGTGGTTTTCAGAGCATCAATTGCAATAAGAAGTTGGCAAACCAACATCTGATGGATATTTAACAAGCAAGCAGAACATTTCAGTGTCGATTGgggttcaaaagaaaaacaggggGGAggtggtaaaaagaaaaaatttagaaaaatgcacaaaCCTTCCATATTATGCTTTTCTAATGGAGCGAGAGAGACAGGAGGAGGGGAGAAAAGGGAAGAAGAACCACTCTTGTTATGTATTGTCTGAATCTGATGTTGGATCACCAAGTTTTTCTTAAAGCaacacaattaaaaagtaacagctttcatgaaaaaaaacaaaaaaaaatttaataaatgctttgagaattcttactttttaaagcCTTAAATTCATATTCAGTtgagtgaaaacattttaaagtactCTCATGCATCCAAACAAACCTTTGTGAAAGTCAAACTGAGGGAACAGGAATCAATCAAATCATTAGAACATCAGACAGAAGTCACACTGATGAAAACTGGAATTGGTTTTCATGAAACCAGCCTTTCATGCTCGATCTATGTTATGTTTATCTGCGCTCAACGGCAGGAAAGCGCCTCCATGTGGACGGTCTCAGAATGCAGGCGAGTCTCACCTGAACTCCAGGACTGACTGGTGTGAGGGGATACATCTGAGGGAAGCAGACTGGCTGCCCGTACACAGTCTGAGGTGGAGGGACCACGATGGAGGGGCTGGGCTGGCCCTGAGGCCGGGGGGGTGTGGGGGTGTTGGCGGGTTTGGGCTAATAAAAGGCAGACAGGAACACAGAATGAGAAAACAGAAACTTCCTGAAGTTCTGCTAAACAGTTAAAAGCTCAGATTGTCATCAGATTCATCAGAAACCCCGCTGGAGCCTTTTTACAGCCGACCTTGAGCTGACCTTCTCTAAACACCCGTCCAGACGTTTGTTTTTAGACTCACAGCTCAACATACTGCTGCGTAAATGAGACAGAAACTGCAGAAATCTCAACCAAACGTTAGATTCCATCTGGGAATCTTCTGGTTTATCTCTGGACTTTTCAGGCGTTTTGAAACTTAGGATGTATTCAGAATGGAAAAGTCAGTTGGTCTGGACAGAGTtcacttaatttggtccagatcgaaTCCTGAATAGTGGTGGAACAAAATCGACATGcaggagaatctgatcgttctcctcctgaactttgatAGTTTTCTTACTTGTATTGAGACGACAAAAGAAAAGTTCTCTACTTTTATCAGTTTTGCTTTTCCTCTCCTCAGATTACCAGCAAGTCCTCAGACTTGTTCACAGAGagacggaagtaccgctgaaataagccgtcattcagatgcagctcctgcagtggATGCTGAACCTCACTGTACTGGGAGAACCTCTGAATGATCttatgaacccaaacatggagacatgattaccagAACTCTTCAAAATGTCTGAACATCGTCAGGTTGTTGCGTTTACAAACTCATTTAGTACAAATGTCTATGTAGAAGTAAATGGTGGTGGTTGAGTGGGATCTGTCTAATTCTTGGTTGTGAGCTGCAGCAGGACGACACTGACCTGAGTGTTGAATCTGGGCTTGAACTCATTAGCATTCGGGTTCAGAGTTGATTTTCGTACTTGACTGCAGAAGAATAAAAGgtacaaaagttatttttttcattaagagAAAgtccagaaactttttttatttggcaacTTGAAATTCAAACacgttttgcagaaaaaaagttttgtattgTAGCCTCTCAAACAGGAGTTGGCAACCTGAGTCACATGTGCCACAGTTGACATGCAGAGAATTGACAACAACTTCATcataaaaaattcattttaaagtgacattttttttcacaatgagCTTTTTTAGCATCATAAGGAAAGGGTTCATTCACACGGTGTTGTTACTGTGACCTCTCCCACCTGTataaatactttattgtttCACAAAATGTACAACACTTTCTATGTCAGTCTTCATGAACAGGCAATTTAATGAATGTGCAGCGTAcggaaaaaaaccctaaatttgGCAGGGTggaattaaaacatgttttgaaactGAGATTACAGGTGGAGCGTTATGAGCGAGTGATGGAACGTGAGCGCGTTGAGGAGTAGGAATATCATGAAGCTGATCCGCGAGCTCTTGTACACGTTTATGACTGCAAAGCTCATTTTTTGGCATCACAGTGGCTGACATTTATGAAATTATAAGTTCAGTTTGTTGAGTAATAACCAAGCAAAGTCAGATTAAACCcactttctttctgttctgcaaaatgtcaaaatgaaatgtgaacaagttttttttaattaatattacaGCTGATTGTCACTTTATTGATATAATtataagtaaaaacatttagtttaaaatgcaataaaagcaCAATCAAATAGTGAATTTACATGAAGTTACTCAGGCTGTGTCTCAAAgacgaattagccaaaatagccttttttaaaCGGTTGTGAAGTTCTTAGAAACTTTGATGGTGTATTTTCTGACATATTCAATCCTTTTGCTGTAGATATGAAATGCCACAAACGCagtactttttgtttaaaacaaacatagttCCAATACTATTTCAACTTTGCCCCATTTTCCTTGTGCAATATTGATACCAAAGAACTGTTTTGAGTTAATGCCAATAtatgctttaaaaagttatttgaccTGCTGTTTATATtggaaatgatttgtttttcttggtaTCAGAGTTTGGATTATGCTTGGTAATGGCACAGTTGTTAAGGAGAAAATTTAACGTTGGCACTTGATACCATAAACGTTGCTGACCCTGCTCTGAaggaaacttttaaatgtttttttttacagaatgaTCTCCAACTTGCCTGTTTGCATTTACCACTGAATATTTACAACAATTGGGATTCTTCTATACTCACTCTTGCACTGCttcctttttctcctccttctcctcatGTTTGGATCCACTCAGTGTGGATGTCTGAACTCCTTGGGACGTCACGTCCAGGCCTGTCCTCTTCGGGTCTGCTGCTGAAGGAGATGGAGAAAGTGCAGCAGGGCTATCCGGCTTACTAGTGTTTGAACTTGTTGTGGGGGGAACCGGCGCAGCTTCAGAGGCTGGAGCAGAAACCCCTGCGACATTATCTTCAGCGGCGTCCCACCCCACTGCAGATGCTTTGTCTAGAGGAAGATCTTTCGGCTTGTCAGCTGGATCTCTGACGGGTTTGGTACTCACTTCAAAACTTGAGTCTGAGTTTGAACTAGACTGAAGCTGGATAACACATGAAGAGATTAGTCGTGTGTTCtcaatacatttattattttttgtgtcatgGTGGACAGATTCTTACCTTAAAATCTACACTAAATTTCTTCAGATTATCTATTTGTTTTCTGTGGTCTGATGGCATCGAAGGAGGTCctgaaggcaaaaaaaagatttaaactttaAGCAATAACATCTATTAAAACTAAGCTGCATAATATTAAAGCATAACCAATAAAATAAGGTTTGAGGCGGCGATGAATGTGTATTCTAAGAATGATTACAATCAGTGGTCTCCAATCCCCAGGCCGACTGGTCATTTGGTCACAGAGAAACTTACATTCttactgttttgtttattatcgGATTCTGAAgaagttttcttttgtaaaattaccAGATTCTCTCCACCAAGTCTGTCAATGACTCACTCTTCAAGCATGTTTGTCTCGTATGTTCAATACATTCACTACCTTCTTAAAGAGGCTGCTCCAGCCAATAATAGAAACTCCCGAGCTagtaaagttaacaaaaaaacaaattgactAAAGTGTCACTGAGGAAACAGTAGGAGAGCCTTTAgcttaaaggaaaaagaaagtttcatttaacagacaaaaccaggagtcttgCCATTTTGCGCTTCAGTTTTCGCAGATATATTTTTAGTGctattttgcattgttttttaattttgacctGATTACCTTGTTAATTAATCTCTGGGTCGTATttcctgtacagaatgcattcagtttACCAAATGTACAAGAATATTCGGTCTATAATTCTGGAcgtatttttctatgaaggtttaaacttttaaacaagtGTGAAATTTTTCCTGTCTGTCTAATAAGAGTATAAATTGTGTATTGAAAGGGTttgacagccccaaaacatatGAAGTAAATGTAAAACGAAGAAGACTTCTTTGCAGATTTCACCTATTgtgagttatttttagaacaaaactcCTGGGATATGTGAGAGAACACTGCACTCAAAATAAGGACTTATCGCTAATGTTTCAGACTCTAATGTTACAAGAacgttgctaataaagttgcaaaCAGAGTGgattcacatttttagaaaataccagtttatgACGgttgtcttgttttattttgatggatttattatttaaaagtcgGATGAAAGTTGGAATCCAGTTTTAGAGGGTTGACAGACAAACTATGCTTCACGTTAATAAATTCTACATAAAATCCAGTgcacaaataaagatttaaaccAGCAGATGTTTCACAGAAGATCAACATCTCCCTGAAAGGTTAAGggaaacaaaatctaaatatcAGACATGAACTTGAAACTTGTTTGTATAAGCCAGTCCATCAGCGGcctgaaaaagtttggggacccctgattactATGATGTGTTAATACGAAACATTCACAACTGAATCTTCAGACTTTTTACGTACCTTTACAGACCGCTCTATTAATACTAGGTGAACTGTCCAGGGACTTGATGTCCTTGTTTGCTGACGGTGGTGTCTGTCTCGTCTCCTGGATGCGACATTCTTTAGCTGCACAgaaatattatgattttttaagcacaaaaactgagcAAGCGTTCggaattttttaacaaaatattggGAAACGTTGAAGTTACCGTCTCCTGTTGGAGACGTGACCATACTCGGGGTGGGGCTAGTGGTTGTAGGTGAAGGAGCTGATGTCAGCGCTTCAGTGGCTCCCATCTGGGGTgaggggagggaggaggagccagGGGAGCTCCCCCCCATACTGTTTTGTCGTGGTGACCGAGGGCGGTGAGCTTAGGaggagatgaaaagaaaaatgatttagttGGAAAATCAGAATTCTAGACTCATCTACAAACCATGATAGTAATCACAAACACTAATGCATTTAAGAAATATGAGGACTTAAAAAGAAATCCATCAATTACACAAAGCTAGAAGTAGGAAAAGTTTGTCAAAAGTGTACTAAAAGCTGTACTAAATCTATGCATGGTGTTAGTTCACCCATGTTTCATCTCAATGTGCCCCCTACTTTACTCAAATCTTTCTAATTTCacctcaatttaaaaaaaaagaacacaaaactccccatatgacaataaaaatgttcattcgGTAAGTCAATAAAGTTTACGGAGTGCCTTTCACTCGTCTGATGGTGTGATGCAACATTTGATCAGTTTGTGGAGTCGACCCCAAAAACACTCCTACTCTTCACTGCAGCTCCACAGATAAACTGCAGTCGTCAAGAGTTTAAGTGAATGTCTTGGTCTGATAAGCTGAACGCAGCTAATCACAAGTTAACTGATTACTCCATTTTTAACTCCAagcatttaaacattaaatcttaattgaaaaaaacaagaaaatgtataactactttggtttatttttctaaaatatttttaaaaaaaagcttattaaGTGATTCATGTATTTTCATTGAAGTATTTTCATTCAGAGCATTTACCTCCACTGACTACCGAGGACCAGGTTCCTCCAGAAGAGTTGTTCCTGTTCGGTGGAGCTGTTTGCGCCTCTCCTGATGAATTGTGGGAAATCAAGTCCACTCCGGGGGGGATTCCACCGATTCGAGAGGGCGGCACTCTGTGTGAACGAGGGGTGCGCTGAGATTTCGGAGACATCCTTGGAGGGCCTGCAGATACAGGAAGCACACCTTCGTAAGCAAACAGTGATAAgtataacatttgtttttgatcattgtaaaagtttatttcaataagattaaaatttaaGCCCCACAACCTTAAAAGTATGTTTCAATGTCCCTATTCAAATGgtgaaataaatgttaataaagaaacagaaactgatcctgtaatgataaaaaaaacatacttcaaaccaaaacagacacaaaacaggaaaaaaaaaaaaagacaactacTTTGAAAATGGTACCACTTTTAAATCTAAATCAGTTTTCACTCACGGGATTCAGTATCATATCAAAGCAAATCAATCTGTTTACATTGCTGCGTTTGAGTGCATGTTCTCTATTGTATGTATTACATTAGAAGCACCAGGCTCTAAATTATTCATCCCACCTTTCAGTCAGTGCATTAGCAGAACTCATTTCAGTTACAGTTACAGCTGCACAAGCTCATTAAATCCAAACACTGTCCTGGTACCAGATTACAACTGTGCAATTCACCAATTTGGGGATTGAAAGATTTACTTCTGCACTCAACAACATTTCCATTTAAGGTTCTGTCAATTACTTCCTGTATTCTAATAACCTATTACACagctttatagaaaaaaaaatctaaaaaaaatactgttacgtaacttttttgagttaaaaaaaaaaaaaaaagtaaaattaataaCCTTTGAGGTTCCTCCTTAAAGTTATGAGCATCTTTCAATAATTACATCCAAAACTGGTTTgacaacttttaaactgtatagtttgaaccaaaccaaaattattttcaacttctATTGTCACTGTACAGATGTGCAAAAAGAATGTGTTTACTTTGACTTCAATAATGGTTACAAGGCTAGTTTTAGCAATTTTTACTAATATGTCTGATTTGGTTACTTTTTGATCTTCAGCATTTGCATTTACAGCTGTCTGAAATAACACCTTCGCATATGTGTATAAAGTACGGTTGAGTAGCTAGTGATGGTCatgcagagaaataaaaaaaatgatggaaaaaatctgttttaaatataaaaaattaagtcaaaacTCCTTAAAATTTCCATCTTCATGGGTATTTTCAATCCAGTGACCTGCaaatgcagaaacaaaacaaacagcaactaaaagagtttaaaaataaactaaaaaactacaaTGGAATATTCATCCATCTGTATCCTTCTACTACTAAATATCTCACTGACAGCCTCACAAGGCTGTACAGTCGTGGGTTTTGTGGAATCAAAAATAATCAGTCTGCTTTGCTGCATACAAGGTGAGAAACTGGTGACTTTGCACTTAGTGATTGAACCTTTGTTAGGCAGAAAGCACAGAAGAAGCACAACACCTTTATGCACCCACATGCCAAGATGAAACTGCCTAAATGACTGACCAAGGGTCAGCCTTAAGTACTTATAACTTAATGTAATTTGGCATTAAGTAAACAAAGATAAATGCGTTTTGGTTGATCTGTCAAAAAATCTGACCCCAAATCAGTCTGAGAAAGCAATTTCACCACTTCTGTTTCACATTAGACCTGGGCAAATTTATTATGAAAGTAGCTTTTCGTCgtatttattcacttttgtAACTTTTCTATTATTGTTTAGAGAGTGTGACCAGTTCAACCCCTCAACTTTCATGGAGTCTTTGCCCAGGTCTGCTCCACAATCATGTGGATACCTTCTGAAGACATGCGTTTGGGCAGAGTGGAGGCTGGCGACGTGGGCCCATGGTGAGAaaaggaggatgaagaggaagaaTAGGAGGGATGGGACGAATGAGAGGAAGGCCTGGAAGGTCGAGAGGGGGGTCTGGAGGGTGGTCTTGTGGGCGTGGTCGCCCGAGGAGGCAGAGAGGAGGGGCCAGACTGGTAACGAGAGGGGGGACGAGAGGAAGGAGACGGACAGGGTGAGGGCCAATGGGATGAACCTAAAAGAGGCAAGGACAAATGATCAAGGATGACAAACTAGTAAAAGTGGAGGCGGaggaagaaacaaaaaggtATAGCAGTCATAGAAAAAAGGAGGGTTGGCACAACTAAAGCAGAATaacatgaaatgtttttcttaaacattaAAGATCTGAAATATTAACCGTTACTaaaactataagaaaaaaaggatagaaaaaagaacaatgtaACAAATAAGAGGTGGCCACATCTACATCAcgccacagaaaacatttcattaacaTCAATTAGtttcagaagcttttttttattagtgtaaACCCCTGAATTGCAAGTTCTGCATTAAACATACCTCCATTGACCACTCGCTGGTCAGTCCCAGAGTTGGGACTGTAGTCGTGGGGTCCCGCTCGAGGAGCTGAGGGTCCAACAGAGCCTTGACCCAAACGAGGCGAGTTCTGACGCCCTGTGCCCCATGACAACGGCTCCCTGTTCCTCTGACCAGGTGGAACATACTTGTTCTCTCTGCAAgtagacacacaaaaaaagaagagggtTTTCAGATAAACACAACATaatttttctttactgatttaTGCTCTTTGAGGCACGGAGAAAGCAGTTTTGTAAACTAgtggtgtagggaaaaatcgattcacCAATTTATCGCAATGTTAAATTTGGCAATATTTGTATCAATGCTGATCAGATGATATCAAAGtgtcagtgtcttacttttccACCTTAACCAGCACACTGAGACTCTTTGAACAGCTCTACACCAAACCCACACAACAAGATCTcatgagaaccagcttgtgttaaatgttcagccAGCCTTGTGGTTTTtattatgagacatgtacttctttgtttttatttgggatgGGCATCAATCCGAAACTCTGTGCCATGTTGCTCCCAGTATCATAAAATCCAGATTGCTGAGCTTCGTAGCGGGCTCAGATAAAAAGAAGTGATTTTGAACTAAGAACACATGAAACACTGTACATGTTTAAAAGGAAACTATTCAGTTCGGACACAAAAGTAGAGAAAGAATCTGGAACATCAAAAGTATTGAAATCaatgatgttaaaaaacatatatgtgaaaaacttaaaatgagtTCTTCCACCAGCGATTTCTTCCTTAAACAgtcatctttttcaaatgttacatGTAATACATTGTGTTTtagcttcttttcttttgtggaaAACTCTTGTggtttactgtttttaaaatatgcaatCAAATGTAGAATATTTTTGGACTTGTTGTTAGACAAGCAGCTGCTGAAATCCTGGCAGTGAAGGAACTCTGTGGTGTGACCagcttcagtttcttttttttttttttaaagcacatattcACTTTTTCTCCTAACCACAAATTCTGGGCCTACATGAATTTATGGAAGTGCATGTAGATTTTAGATAACAGGCAACAACCTCATAAAGTTCACTTTTAGGAATAGTTCCTGCAAAAAAGAAATggtaaaatatattgtaaatttttatCTACTGCTGTATTGAACTTGAAGTGTAGAACCACTGAAAAAGACTTTAATGCTAAAATCACCACATGCTGTTAGCCCCCAACTACACCTCAAAGCAGAGATGTGAACATGACGATGCTCTCACCTGCTCAGTGCATGAGTCTCCCTCTCCCCTCGCACCACAGCAGTGTACTTTTCCTCCTCAGTGCGTTCGTCGTTCTCCAACGCCACTCGGGCCTTGTACGAGGCACTGGCCTCAATCTCCTCTGCCAGCTGAGCGGCGCGAGCTTCTCTCTTCAGGAACTCTTCAGAGTTGTCACGCTCCAAGGGGAGTCTGGGAAACAAGATCAAAAAAGTCAAGAATAGTGTAGAGTTAACATGCATTTCCAGGGCTCCAAGTCTCTGTGTAGATGAAGCAGCAGAGAAATTGAGCAGGAAAGTCAGCAGAAAAGACACTAGAGCTTACGTATATGTGGACAGGCTGCTGTCATACGTGGACAAGACTCCATACTTCTCCTCGTTGTACTTGAACATGTCATTGGGATCCCAACCGTTTGACTGGTTTGAGGATAGAGCagaatttgacaaaaaaggaCTCAATAAATGCCCAAAACTGAACATGTCAAACAGTTAGTCAATACTGTGGTTTAAATGACAACTTCATATCTACCACATAAACATTTTATAGTCGTGTTTGCGTTCGTTTTCTCACCACATCTGTATCTAGAGACTCCAGGCTGTCAGAATTGTGAGCATCTCCTCCATCCCAGGGCTCCAGATCTTTCTCTTTGTGCTCTCCGTTGATCCTTCCAGTGACGGCTGCATCTGTGAAGttgtctgatttaaaaaaaaaagacactttagaCATGggcagaataaataaacactgttCTAAATTCCTAATAGCAAGCAAAGATTAAGCTAATATATTATGATATTTAGATATTGAATCTACAGGAACATCTGCTCACATGCAGACctgaattcaaataaaaacacaaaagtgatctttaaaattaatttgagcAGCTGCTAAAGCTTGGTTCATTTAACCCAGAAATGATtcatccaaaataaaatataaatacattctaGTGAGAAGTCACTGATTTGTTTGTGATTTAAATTAGAAGTTTGTGTGTCAATAAAAAAGGACTTGTTTTATATTGGGTCTCATTGAGTATATGTACTTTGAAGTACTATAATGGTTTGGCCaaacaaagtttatttgtaACAGAAGTAACTCCAACTTAGACCCATAAGGAAATGTGATTGCATCTCTGCAGTTATTCTCAGACCTGATACTGATGGTCAAGTCTGTCAAGTAGTTCGGTACCACAATTTAGAGCAGTCCGAGATTAAACTTCAATTTAAAGACCTCcgacaaaacaaataaataaaatcgaaTGAATCCTCTGCCCTTTAATGGTTTGGTTAAAAGTTCTGCAGAGGAAGTCCAACTTCAGGACCAGCATTGTAACAGAAGTGAAAATGCACAATCATAAAGGTCAGCAAAAGAAACACTAGAAACTGAATTAAGAATTCAAATTCCTCCACTATACGACGagcaaaaagattttattttattttatgttccaTTAAAAGACAGCGAAATATGAGCCAGTGGAAGAATTCTCATTCGTCTTTTATATCTGGTGATATTTCATGCCGACATGCTTACAATTACAAGAAAGccaaaataaagttaatcaGAGTTAACAGTAAGTAAAAATTCTAGAGAAAAGAAGAGATTCATACATTACCTGTATCAGTGGACACTAGAGCagaggatagaaaaaaaatagatgacaGTAAGAAGATGACCTCCTCCAGTCATGTTAATAAAGATTGAATCAGTGcagtaaaaatgtcaattttagtCCATCATAGTTCAAAACAATACATAAAGTCACAATAGGATACATAAATTATGgttatttattcttttctgaatgtttctgGTGTGCTGGGGCcaactttatattattttttaaggactAAGTACAATAAAAACTCAGTATCGTCTATCCATTCAAAGCGGGAAATGAACAATATATTAGAAATAACTATTAACATAAACTACCTTTTCGAGCAAAATTGGGATCGACGTCTTTGAAAGTCACGACTACAACATCCGACGCTTTGAAAATGATGCTTTCTACAATATCTTCTTTCCTGGGGCCGATGCTCGGCTCTGGGCTTTTTCTGTGGGCTGCATCCAACACCAGGTCACACTGTGGGGAAAACAGTAGAGTTAAACTACAGAGATGGTAgaaaattttagttttgcaTCCAGACTTATACAAAGAATCCAAACTCATACAAAGAATATGCTCACACTgtcagtttaaagacccactccaatgaaaattttatttttttgtatttatagcatgttcttgtagcatttttctcataatggaggaaaCTTATATAACATTATTTCCAAttaactgcatttctgagtatttttttattcaaatcgcgttggatgaggagcagatgaaaagcaGAGGTTTGAAAGAGCTCGGGTTTATGATGCAGTAACTGCCATGGTTAGGCCAGAGTCTCTTAATTCTCCACTTGCAGGCAATTAGACCCATTAATGCCTTCATTTACCTCccctgagctggcatctggttcaaaatTGTAGGGCTTGATTGTCTCCAATGttgttcgccatttttttttttgctaagctaacgttagcttgggctCGTGAGGTGCTTGTCACTAGCAGAAGAGACTAAActcaaagggctgatgggaaaattaGCAGAGCTAACAGAAGagcatttctgatgaacttctgcatCCCTGCTGacaatataacttaaaaaacaacaaaggctttttgttttgggctaaaaactacataatcataattaactACCACTAGGAACAGTTTTACgatagaaaaaaacatagatGGACTTTAATAGGTCAGTGCTTACACGCTGCTGtgattattcattttattttacaatcgaacaaattaaaaactaaatgaatacAGTACACAGCATATA from Oryzias melastigma strain HK-1 linkage group LG9, ASM292280v2, whole genome shotgun sequence encodes the following:
- the atxn2 gene encoding ataxin-2 isoform X10, which gives rise to MSLKTGGNRSKPGGGNAAGGAASGAGGSGGGRQNLGRGRHSGKGPAAVIFSGVYANMRMVHVLTSVVGTKCELEVKNGSVYEGVFKTYGPECDLVLDAAHRKSPEPSIGPRKEDIVESIIFKASDVVVVTFKDVDPNFARKVSTDTDNFTDAAVTGRINGEHKEKDLEPWDGGDAHNSDSLESLDTDVSNGWDPNDMFKYNEEKYGVLSTYDSSLSTYTLPLERDNSEEFLKREARAAQLAEEIEASASYKARVALENDERTEEEKYTAVVRGERETHALSRENKYVPPGQRNREPLSWGTGRQNSPRLGQGSVGPSAPRAGPHDYSPNSGTDQRVVNGGSSHWPSPCPSPSSRPPSRYQSGPSSLPPRATTPTRPPSRPPSRPSRPSSHSSHPSYSSSSSSFSHHGPTSPASTLPKRMSSEGPPRMSPKSQRTPRSHRVPPSRIGGIPPGVDLISHNSSGEAQTAPPNRNNSSGGTWSSVVSGAHRPRSPRQNSMGGSSPGSSSLPSPQMGATEALTSAPSPTTTSPTPSMVTSPTGDAKECRIQETRQTPPSANKDIKSLDSSPSINRAVCKGPPSMPSDHRKQIDNLKKFSVDFKLQSSSNSDSSFEVSTKPVRDPADKPKDLPLDKASAVGWDAAEDNVAGVSAPASEAAPVPPTTSSNTSKPDSPAALSPSPSAADPKRTGLDVTSQGVQTSTLSGSKHEEKEEKKEAVQDQVRKSTLNPNANEFKPRFNTQPKPANTPTPPRPQGQPSPSIVVPPPQTVYGQPVCFPQMYPLTPVSPGVQKSIIWKSPAMYQVQMPHMTVSQSKPFRPGKVPNMAQQRSDQHHPPGTPTMMHPATAAGPQIVAPSQAYSAQYFTCSPQQFTSQPLVQQMTHYQSQLVDLNSCLRLSREQHHSVRVRASFWVTDFRSSEEMEGTLAASTVRSLMKIRMKKNSKSVEHDSLE
- the atxn2 gene encoding ataxin-2 isoform X4, giving the protein MSLKTGGNRSKPGGGNAAGGAASGAGGSGGGRQNLGRGRHSGKGPAAVIFSGVYANMRMVHVLTSVVGTKCELEVKNGSVYEGVFKTYGPECDLVLDAAHRKSPEPSIGPRKEDIVESIIFKASDVVVVTFKDVDPNFARKVSTDTDNFTDAAVTGRINGEHKEKDLEPWDGGDAHNSDSLESLDTDVSNGWDPNDMFKYNEEKYGVLSTYDSSLSTYTLPLERDNSEEFLKREARAAQLAEEIEASASYKARVALENDERTEEEKYTAVVRGERETHALSRENKYVPPGQRNREPLSWGTGRQNSPRLGQGSVGPSAPRAGPHDYSPNSGTDQRVVNGGSSHWPSPCPSPSSRPPSRYQSGPSSLPPRATTPTRPPSRPPSRPSRPSSHSSHPSYSSSSSSFSHHGPTSPASTLPKRMSSEGPPRMSPKSQRTPRSHRVPPSRIGGIPPGVDLISHNSSGEAQTAPPNRNNSSGGTWSSVVSGAHRPRSPRQNSMGGSSPGSSSLPSPQMGATEALTSAPSPTTTSPTPSMVTSPTGDAKECRIQETRQTPPSANKDIKSLDSSPSINRAVCKGPPSMPSDHRKQIDNLKKFSVDFKLQSSSNSDSSFEVSTKPVRDPADKPKDLPLDKASAVGWDAAEDNVAGVSAPASEAAPVPPTTSSNTSKPDSPAALSPSPSAADPKRTGLDVTSQGVQTSTLSGSKHEEKEEKKEAVQDQVRKSTLNPNANEFKPRFNTQPKPANTPTPPRPQGQPSPSIVVPPPQTVYGQPVCFPQMYPLTPVSPGVQKSIIWKSPAMYQVQMPHMTVSQSKPFRPGKVPNMAQQRSDQHHPPGTPTMMHPATAAGPQIVAPSQAYSAQYFTCSPQQFTSQPLVQQMTHYQSQAQHVFSPVMQGGTRMMAPPTHGQPSLVSSSTTQYPEQTHTMYVSAGPMPQQYPHPSATLHPHPQHPQPSATPTGQGQQGGPPQHGGPPNHPAASPVQHSQHQQAAAAAAAAQALHMASQPPQQQMYSALAPTPPSMTPGPNPQSPQASFPSAQQAVYIHPQQVQHGYNHSHIAHVQQAHMQSGMVPSHHAAPTHAPMMLMATQGPPGGPQGPMGQTALNPIPVSSTTHFSYLAHPQVQPHQQQL